The Methylomagnum ishizawai genome has a window encoding:
- the rplA gene encoding 50S ribosomal protein L1, whose amino-acid sequence MAKLTKRAKLIKGKVQPGKNYAIEEAFVVLKEVASTKFVESVDVAINLGVDPRKSDQAVRGATVMPHGTGKNVRVAVFTQGANVEAAKEAGADIVGMDDLAAQVKAGEFNFDVVIASPDAMRVVGQLGQILGPRGLMPNPKVGTVTADVAGAVRNAKAGQVRYRTDKKGIIHSTIGKVNFEPNALKENLEALLADLKKIKPATSKGIYLKKITVSTTMGPGLPVDQNSLAA is encoded by the coding sequence ATGGCCAAGCTGACCAAAAGAGCCAAATTAATCAAAGGCAAAGTCCAACCCGGCAAGAACTATGCGATTGAAGAAGCTTTCGTGGTTCTGAAAGAGGTTGCGAGTACCAAATTCGTCGAGTCCGTCGATGTTGCGATCAACTTGGGCGTGGATCCGAGAAAATCCGACCAAGCTGTCCGTGGCGCGACCGTGATGCCACATGGTACGGGTAAAAACGTGCGTGTGGCCGTTTTCACCCAAGGGGCCAATGTCGAAGCCGCCAAGGAGGCGGGTGCGGATATCGTGGGTATGGACGATCTCGCCGCCCAGGTGAAAGCGGGGGAATTCAATTTCGATGTGGTGATCGCGTCCCCCGACGCCATGCGGGTCGTAGGCCAGTTGGGCCAAATCTTGGGTCCGCGTGGTTTGATGCCGAATCCCAAGGTGGGCACCGTGACCGCCGATGTGGCGGGTGCCGTCAGGAACGCGAAAGCCGGTCAGGTCCGTTATCGCACGGATAAGAAAGGTATTATCCATTCCACTATCGGCAAGGTTAATTTCGAGCCGAATGCCTTGAAGGAAAACCTGGAAGCCCTATTGGCCGATTTGAAGAAAATCAAACCGGCGACTTCCAAGGGTATCTATCTCAAGAAGATCACCGTATCCACTACGATGGGGCCGGGCCTCCCTGTCGATCAAAATAGTCTGGCCGCGTAA
- the rplK gene encoding 50S ribosomal protein L11 has product MAKKITGYIKLQVKAQEANPSPPIGPALGQRGVNIMEFCKSFNAATQGVEKGLPLPVVITVYSDRSFTFITKTPPATVLIKKAIGLAKGSSNPNTNKVGKITRDQLVEIAKLKEPDLTAASVDAAVRTIAGSARSMGLEVEGV; this is encoded by the coding sequence ATGGCTAAGAAGATAACCGGATATATTAAGTTACAGGTAAAAGCTCAAGAAGCTAATCCTAGCCCGCCTATCGGTCCGGCGCTAGGTCAACGCGGTGTCAATATTATGGAGTTCTGCAAATCTTTCAATGCCGCCACCCAAGGTGTCGAAAAAGGTTTGCCGTTGCCGGTCGTCATTACTGTTTACAGCGACCGTAGTTTTACTTTCATCACCAAAACCCCTCCCGCCACGGTTCTGATTAAAAAAGCGATTGGCTTGGCTAAAGGAAGCAGCAATCCCAATACCAACAAGGTTGGCAAAATCACCCGCGATCAATTGGTCGAAATCGCCAAGCTCAAAGAGCCGGATTTGACCGCCGCCAGCGTCGACGCGGCTGTGCGGACCATCGCGGGCAGCGCCCGTAGCATGGGATTGGAAGTGGAGGGAGTGTAA
- a CDS encoding 50S ribosomal protein L25/general stress protein Ctc, with protein MAGSFVFDAEVRTNTGKGDARRLRNLGKVPAVLYGGGEPVSLILEHNKVVKALENEATYSHILTLNIGDKQEQAILKELQRHPSKPIIMHMDFQRVSESDKIKVHVPLHFVNQETSVGVKKGGVVNHNLVDVEVTCLPSQLPEFIEVDMADVDIGESVHLSDLKLPVGVQIVALLHGPEHDTPVAVIQTTRAAEAG; from the coding sequence GATGCGGAAGTGAGGACCAACACCGGCAAGGGCGACGCCCGCCGTTTGCGGAACCTGGGCAAGGTGCCCGCCGTGCTGTACGGCGGCGGCGAGCCGGTCAGCTTGATCCTCGAGCATAACAAGGTCGTGAAAGCCCTGGAGAACGAGGCCACGTATTCCCATATCCTCACGCTCAATATCGGGGATAAGCAGGAACAGGCCATCCTCAAGGAGTTGCAGCGCCATCCCAGCAAGCCGATCATCATGCACATGGATTTCCAGCGGGTGAGCGAATCCGACAAGATCAAGGTCCATGTGCCCCTGCATTTCGTCAACCAGGAAACCTCGGTCGGCGTGAAGAAGGGCGGCGTGGTCAACCACAACCTGGTGGATGTCGAAGTGACCTGCCTGCCCAGCCAGTTGCCCGAGTTCATTGAGGTCGATATGGCGGACGTGGATATCGGCGAATCCGTGCATCTTTCCGATCTCAAGTTGCCGGTCGGGGTCCAGATCGTGGCCTTGCTGCACGGCCCCGAGCACGACACCCCCGTCGCGGTGATCCAGACCACCCGCGCCGCCGAGGCGGGTTGA
- the nusG gene encoding transcription termination/antitermination protein NusG produces the protein MSLRWYVIHSYSNYENQVKRSLEERIKRSGLEQYFGKILVPTEEVVEMRMGQQRKSERKFFPGYVLVQMELNEETWHLVKEVPRVLGFIGGTSDKPAPISDAEADAILNRVEEGATKPKPKVLFEVGEVVRVVEGPFKDFNGVVEEVSYEKSKLRVSVLIFGRSTPVELDFSQVEKG, from the coding sequence ATGTCCCTTAGATGGTACGTTATCCACTCCTACTCCAACTACGAAAATCAGGTCAAGCGTTCCCTTGAAGAAAGGATAAAGCGTTCCGGCTTGGAGCAGTATTTTGGAAAAATCCTGGTTCCGACCGAGGAAGTGGTCGAAATGAGAATGGGCCAGCAGCGTAAAAGCGAGCGTAAGTTCTTTCCGGGTTATGTACTGGTTCAAATGGAGTTGAATGAAGAAACTTGGCATTTGGTGAAAGAAGTCCCCCGGGTTTTGGGTTTTATAGGCGGTACTTCTGATAAGCCCGCCCCGATTAGCGACGCCGAAGCCGATGCGATTTTAAACCGGGTGGAAGAGGGCGCTACCAAGCCCAAACCCAAGGTATTGTTTGAAGTCGGCGAAGTGGTTAGGGTCGTCGAAGGTCCGTTCAAGGACTTTAATGGCGTAGTTGAAGAAGTCAGCTACGAAAAAAGCAAACTACGGGTTTCCGTATTGATTTTTGGCCGCTCTACGCCAGTGGAACTCGACTTTAGTCAAGTAGAGAAAGGGTAG
- the pth gene encoding aminoacyl-tRNA hydrolase: MPANFKLLVGLGNPTAQYEKTRHNAGFWFLDAIAARYRLGFREEPRFHGLAAKLELAGDTLLLLKPTTYMNRSGLAVGAMAKYFKVEPAQILVAHDELDLPPGVARLKRGGGHGGHNGLRDILAHLGTPDYYRLRFGIGHPGDRDAVVPYVLGAPSRAEAGLIEAAISNVADSVPELVAGNLAGLMNRLHSEPKKKA, translated from the coding sequence ATGCCCGCTAACTTCAAACTCCTGGTCGGATTGGGCAATCCCACCGCCCAATACGAAAAAACCCGGCATAACGCCGGGTTTTGGTTTTTGGACGCCATCGCCGCCCGTTACCGCTTGGGCTTCCGCGAGGAGCCGCGTTTCCATGGCCTGGCCGCCAAGCTCGAATTGGCCGGGGACACGCTATTGCTGCTGAAGCCCACCACGTATATGAACCGCAGCGGTTTGGCGGTGGGCGCGATGGCGAAGTATTTCAAGGTCGAGCCCGCGCAAATCCTGGTCGCGCACGACGAACTGGATTTGCCGCCCGGTGTGGCGCGGCTCAAGCGTGGGGGTGGGCATGGCGGCCATAATGGATTGCGCGATATCCTGGCCCACCTGGGAACGCCGGATTATTACCGGCTCCGGTTCGGCATCGGCCATCCCGGCGACCGCGATGCGGTGGTGCCCTATGTGCTGGGTGCGCCATCCCGGGCCGAGGCCGGGCTGATCGAGGCGGCGATCTCGAATGTGGCCGATTCGGTCCCGGAATTGGTCGCGGGGAATTTGGCGGGCTTGATGAATCGCCTGCATTCCGAGCCCAAGAAAAAAGCTTGA
- the secE gene encoding preprotein translocase subunit SecE — MAARAESGASAFDTAKLVLAVVLLVTGIAGYHYFSSQLLVYRVLGVLTFSIAAIATVLTTPVGKGFLGFLKESQIEVRKVVWPTKQETIQSTLVVVALVFLVGIILWLLDMFLFWGISSLTGTAGK; from the coding sequence ATGGCTGCTCGGGCGGAGTCGGGTGCATCGGCGTTCGATACGGCGAAGCTGGTATTGGCCGTTGTCTTGCTGGTTACCGGGATAGCCGGTTATCACTATTTTTCCAGCCAATTGCTTGTATACCGGGTGCTGGGTGTGCTCACATTTTCAATCGCCGCCATCGCGACCGTATTGACAACCCCGGTTGGAAAGGGATTCCTGGGTTTTTTGAAAGAATCTCAGATCGAAGTTCGCAAAGTGGTTTGGCCCACCAAGCAGGAAACCATTCAATCAACCTTGGTTGTGGTCGCTTTGGTGTTCCTGGTGGGTATTATCCTATGGCTGCTGGATATGTTCCTGTTTTGGGGGATTAGTTCGCTAACTGGAACTGCGGGGAAATAG
- the tuf gene encoding elongation factor Tu yields the protein MGSSFSHISAKNSKGCWRMSKEKFTRTKPHVNVGTIGHVDHGKTTLTAALTKIGAERFGGVFKAYDQIDAAPEERARGITIATAHVEYESPSRHYAHVDCPGHADYVKNMITGAAQMDGAILVCSAADGPMPQTREHILLARQVGVPYIVVFLNKADMVDDAELVELVEMELRELLSKYDFPGDDTPIVIGSALKALEGDQSDIGVPAIIKLVDALDSYIPEPKRDIEKPFLMPIEDVFSISGRGTVVTGRVERGIVKVGNEVEIVGIRNTTKTTCTGVEMFRKLLDEGVAGDNVGVLLRGTKREDVERGQVLAAPGTITPHTHFEAEIYVLSKDEGGRHTPFFNGYRPQFYFRTTDVTGSVELPSGVEMVMPGDNVKITVKLIAPIAMEEGLRFAVREGGRTVGAGVVSKVIE from the coding sequence ATGGGCTCCAGTTTTTCGCATATCTCGGCAAAAAACAGTAAGGGGTGTTGGCGGATGTCCAAAGAGAAATTTACACGTACCAAGCCGCATGTGAATGTGGGAACGATCGGCCATGTGGACCATGGCAAGACGACCCTGACGGCGGCGCTCACCAAGATCGGTGCCGAGCGCTTCGGTGGGGTGTTCAAGGCCTATGACCAGATCGACGCGGCCCCCGAGGAACGCGCCCGCGGCATCACCATCGCCACCGCGCACGTCGAATACGAATCCCCCAGCCGCCACTATGCCCATGTGGACTGCCCCGGCCACGCCGACTACGTGAAGAACATGATCACCGGCGCGGCGCAGATGGACGGCGCGATCCTGGTCTGCTCCGCCGCCGACGGCCCCATGCCGCAGACCCGCGAACACATCCTGTTGGCCCGCCAGGTCGGCGTGCCCTACATCGTGGTGTTCCTGAACAAGGCCGACATGGTCGACGACGCCGAGTTGGTCGAACTGGTCGAGATGGAACTGCGCGAACTGCTGTCCAAGTACGATTTCCCTGGCGACGACACCCCCATCGTGATCGGCTCCGCGCTGAAGGCGCTGGAAGGCGACCAGAGCGACATCGGCGTGCCCGCCATCATCAAGCTGGTGGACGCCCTCGACAGCTACATCCCCGAGCCGAAGCGCGACATCGAGAAGCCGTTCCTGATGCCCATCGAGGACGTGTTCTCCATCTCCGGTCGCGGCACCGTGGTGACCGGGCGTGTCGAGCGCGGTATCGTCAAGGTCGGCAACGAAGTCGAGATCGTCGGCATCCGCAACACCACCAAGACCACCTGCACCGGCGTGGAGATGTTCCGCAAGCTGCTGGACGAAGGCGTGGCGGGCGACAACGTGGGCGTGCTGCTGCGCGGCACCAAGCGCGAGGATGTCGAGCGCGGCCAGGTGTTGGCGGCCCCCGGCACCATCACCCCGCATACCCACTTCGAGGCCGAGATCTACGTGCTGTCGAAGGACGAGGGCGGGCGCCACACGCCGTTCTTCAACGGCTACCGGCCACAGTTCTACTTCCGCACCACCGACGTGACCGGCTCGGTCGAGCTGCCGTCGGGCGTGGAGATGGTGATGCCGGGCGACAACGTCAAGATCACCGTCAAGCTGATCGCGCCCATCGCCATGGAAGAGGGTCTGCGCTTCGCGGTGCGCGAGGGCGGCAGGACCGTCGGCGCGGGTGTCGTTTCCAAGGTCATCGAGTAA